The Sedimentisphaera salicampi genome includes a region encoding these proteins:
- a CDS encoding FG-GAP-like repeat-containing protein, with amino-acid sequence MAVFDTFRAGMIASAIFAGIVCIDSVLSARSSSAGVRLFSRIDANTDGKLSSEELDDYPRLKRILIKADSDGSGDLTIEELKGFSRTNRTSEPEENKPASRDQIKELTVNGKERRYLVHFPEGYDKDAPAPLVLAFHGGGGNPRSMIRLSGLNSKADEEGFIVVYPYGSGVMEDRFLTFNGGNCCAYAKNNGIDDVAFVEAILEDIQAHAAVDQRRIYATGMSNGAIMSYYLASELAGKIAAIAPVAGPMGTQECTPSEPVSVIHFHGTGDENAPFEGGYGKKSIRKKDAAPFHSVEHSINCWIEANQCRNGPAVTNLPDRAEDGMKSIKKVWDDGKNGSEVVLVEIKGGGHTWPGRPPTTAILGDSTMDISANDMMWEFFKKHPKPEKEEKNAASKTAGEPKVMPDTDASRDARGRGKMFESVHVPGLTDFPEGTNGIAFADFDGNGYLDALTVTTPPFILAEEMKGRENPRDTLRLMMNYGSFEFRSEEITLNGSPAKPDDFGQGWRGSQVPVAADFNNDGLLDFFVSRQFPGMGNKRRKGHKAVGCSLFLAEGSYNTFKDVSEKLNVLNERAYNRQPSLGDVNQDGWIDIAVGADNTTNAFEGISKAALFVYRPEDGDFASGRYEDIGGSDLAPDFGGFYNNPQKDKAGPKVSLRDIDNDGDLDLFQSTHVLINIHYNARNLPLSPAEYRQGVFTWRNMLAETGELRFEKSVDNGMAGEARLKYDKQKQIYVPENAETAPGLAYLFFADINNDSFLDAAAVDGTDFLYTPKTEDTAACLWLNEEGFSFRKASGETSFDALNHSYRYWYQFFENEITKKLKFTIPRGKMNKSQPGLSRKAPLDFRPYYGDLVFADFNNDTFIDFVAIDRREAKLLEPRAILFLNQNGESFEPQPTTFSGIDSTGIAGEAADLNNDGLVDLFISGDPDNTAPEGNPRHRYEDKVYLNTGARNSKDNHWLRLRFSGISHAALIGTRIELFEPENGERIGTRGIYAEHSYKSGSPLEAHFGLGENELAEVRVFLPSGEKFTLREVKADQYLDLNVSSRSLEPVKVENKAETAS; translated from the coding sequence ATGGCAGTTTTTGATACATTTAGAGCGGGAATGATTGCTTCAGCGATTTTTGCAGGGATTGTCTGTATTGATTCGGTCCTGTCTGCACGTTCAAGCAGTGCAGGGGTAAGGCTTTTTTCTCGAATAGATGCAAACACAGACGGCAAGCTGTCTTCTGAAGAGCTTGATGATTATCCAAGGCTTAAAAGAATTCTTATCAAAGCGGATTCGGACGGAAGCGGCGATCTTACTATTGAAGAGCTGAAAGGGTTTTCGAGAACAAACAGAACCTCTGAGCCTGAAGAAAATAAGCCCGCCTCAAGAGATCAGATAAAAGAGCTGACTGTAAACGGCAAAGAGCGCAGATACCTTGTTCATTTCCCCGAAGGTTACGACAAAGACGCCCCAGCTCCTTTGGTGTTGGCGTTTCACGGAGGCGGCGGGAATCCGCGGAGTATGATAAGGCTCAGCGGGCTCAATTCCAAAGCTGATGAGGAGGGTTTTATAGTCGTCTATCCGTACGGTTCCGGGGTTATGGAGGACCGTTTCCTCACCTTCAACGGCGGGAACTGCTGCGCGTATGCAAAGAATAACGGTATTGACGACGTTGCCTTTGTTGAGGCGATTCTGGAGGATATTCAAGCCCATGCAGCAGTAGATCAGCGCAGAATCTACGCAACGGGCATGTCGAACGGTGCAATAATGTCTTACTATCTCGCCTCTGAGCTTGCCGGAAAGATTGCAGCGATTGCTCCTGTGGCCGGGCCTATGGGAACTCAGGAATGCACGCCTTCCGAGCCGGTTTCAGTGATTCACTTTCATGGGACTGGGGATGAGAATGCCCCATTCGAAGGCGGCTACGGGAAAAAATCAATAAGAAAAAAAGACGCAGCCCCTTTCCATTCTGTGGAGCATTCTATTAACTGCTGGATTGAGGCAAACCAGTGCAGAAATGGACCTGCTGTTACCAATCTCCCTGACAGGGCAGAGGACGGGATGAAAAGCATCAAGAAGGTGTGGGATGACGGAAAAAACGGCTCCGAGGTGGTGCTTGTGGAGATTAAGGGAGGCGGGCATACATGGCCAGGCAGACCGCCTACAACTGCCATTTTGGGCGACTCAACTATGGACATATCCGCAAACGATATGATGTGGGAATTCTTTAAGAAGCACCCTAAGCCTGAAAAGGAAGAGAAAAACGCCGCCAGCAAAACCGCAGGAGAGCCAAAGGTGATGCCGGATACGGATGCCTCAAGGGATGCCAGAGGCAGGGGAAAGATGTTCGAATCTGTTCACGTTCCAGGGCTGACCGATTTCCCTGAAGGGACAAACGGCATAGCTTTCGCAGATTTCGACGGCAACGGATACCTCGATGCCCTTACAGTTACAACGCCTCCATTTATCCTTGCAGAAGAGATGAAAGGCCGTGAAAACCCCCGAGATACTCTGCGCCTGATGATGAATTACGGCAGTTTTGAATTTCGCAGCGAAGAGATTACCCTCAACGGCTCGCCGGCAAAGCCGGATGATTTCGGGCAGGGCTGGAGGGGCAGTCAGGTGCCTGTAGCGGCAGATTTCAACAACGACGGCCTGCTCGATTTTTTCGTTTCCAGACAGTTCCCCGGCATGGGAAACAAGCGCCGCAAAGGGCATAAAGCTGTTGGATGCAGCCTTTTTCTCGCTGAGGGCAGTTATAATACCTTCAAGGATGTATCTGAAAAGCTCAATGTGCTCAATGAACGCGCATACAATCGCCAGCCTTCTCTCGGGGATGTTAATCAGGACGGCTGGATTGATATAGCAGTGGGGGCGGACAACACAACAAACGCATTCGAGGGGATATCCAAGGCCGCTCTCTTTGTTTACCGCCCTGAGGATGGAGATTTCGCTTCAGGACGGTATGAGGATATTGGCGGCTCAGACTTAGCCCCAGATTTCGGAGGCTTTTACAACAATCCGCAGAAGGACAAGGCTGGGCCGAAAGTGAGTCTGCGGGATATCGATAACGACGGGGATCTGGACCTTTTCCAGTCAACCCATGTGCTTATCAATATACATTATAACGCAAGAAATCTCCCGCTTTCTCCCGCCGAATACAGGCAGGGGGTTTTTACATGGCGGAATATGCTTGCCGAAACCGGCGAGCTGCGTTTCGAGAAGTCCGTTGATAATGGTATGGCGGGCGAGGCTCGCCTAAAATATGACAAACAAAAGCAGATTTATGTCCCTGAAAACGCAGAAACCGCCCCGGGGCTGGCATATCTGTTTTTTGCAGATATAAACAACGACTCCTTTCTCGATGCCGCAGCGGTGGACGGTACAGACTTCCTTTACACACCCAAAACCGAAGACACTGCGGCCTGTTTATGGCTGAATGAAGAAGGTTTCTCTTTTCGTAAGGCCTCAGGAGAAACCAGTTTCGATGCGCTGAATCATTCATACAGGTACTGGTACCAGTTTTTTGAAAATGAAATTACGAAAAAGCTGAAATTCACAATCCCAAGGGGTAAGATGAATAAGTCTCAGCCGGGGCTTTCACGCAAAGCGCCGCTTGATTTCCGTCCGTATTACGGCGATTTGGTTTTCGCCGATTTCAATAACGATACGTTTATAGATTTTGTGGCTATAGACAGGCGGGAGGCAAAGCTTCTTGAGCCCAGGGCTATTCTCTTTCTCAATCAAAATGGAGAGAGCTTTGAGCCTCAGCCCACAACGTTCTCCGGCATAGACAGCACAGGAATAGCAGGCGAGGCTGCTGATTTGAACAATGACGGACTCGTTGATTTGTTTATATCAGGCGATCCGGACAACACAGCTCCGGAGGGCAACCCGAGACATCGCTATGAGGATAAGGTGTATCTGAATACAGGTGCCCGCAATTCTAAAGATAATCACTGGCTGCGTCTGCGTTTCAGCGGGATATCCCATGCCGCCCTTATCGGCACACGAATAGAGCTTTTCGAGCCGGAAAACGGCGAAAGGATAGGCACGAGAGGGATATACGCCGAACATTCGTATAAATCCGGAAGTCCGCTTGAGGCACACTTCGGCCTTGGGGAAAATGAGCTGGCAGAGGTTAGGGTTTTTCTGCCTTCGGGCGAGAAATTTACGCTCAGAGAAGTGAAAGCAGATCAGTATCTTGATTTAAATGTCTCAAGCCGCAGCCTTGAGCCTGTAAAGGTAGAGAATAAGGCTGAAACGGCGAGCTAA
- a CDS encoding thiamine pyrophosphate-dependent enzyme encodes MSAEKFDMGNIDIAWCPGCGNFSILDVLKDALSELEIAPKDLVLVSGIGQAAKIPHYLKTNFFNGLHGRALSPATAIKASNPSLTVIAESGDGDMYGEGGNHFIHTIRRNPNITNIVHDNMVYGLTKGQASPTSRRGFKTGVQINGVVLEPFNPLAVAIGLDAGFVARTSITDKELTKDIIKQAVEHNGYALVDLLQPCPSFNKVNNYKWFKENTYRLEDSHDPSDRDKAFSLACKKDKLPMGVLYKSQEKPSFEENISAGPEPLYENRLDTDKLDSLIQSFA; translated from the coding sequence ATGAGTGCTGAAAAATTTGATATGGGAAATATAGACATTGCGTGGTGCCCGGGCTGCGGGAACTTTTCAATTTTAGACGTTTTGAAAGACGCCCTTTCCGAACTCGAGATTGCTCCGAAGGATCTGGTTTTGGTTTCCGGTATTGGGCAGGCCGCCAAGATTCCGCATTATCTGAAGACGAACTTCTTCAACGGCCTGCACGGGCGGGCTCTCTCCCCCGCCACAGCGATAAAGGCGAGCAATCCCTCGCTTACTGTGATAGCGGAAAGCGGAGACGGCGATATGTACGGCGAAGGCGGGAATCACTTTATCCATACAATCCGCCGAAATCCGAATATCACGAATATTGTGCACGACAATATGGTGTACGGCCTTACCAAGGGTCAGGCCTCGCCAACCAGCCGGCGCGGCTTCAAAACCGGCGTTCAGATTAACGGCGTCGTGCTTGAGCCGTTCAATCCGCTTGCCGTGGCGATTGGGCTTGATGCCGGTTTCGTCGCCAGAACCAGCATAACAGACAAGGAGCTCACAAAGGATATAATAAAGCAGGCCGTGGAGCATAATGGCTATGCTCTGGTTGATCTGCTTCAGCCTTGCCCGAGCTTCAATAAGGTGAATAATTACAAGTGGTTCAAGGAAAACACCTACCGCTTAGAGGATTCGCACGACCCCTCAGACAGAGACAAGGCCTTCAGCCTCGCATGCAAGAAGGACAAGCTCCCGATGGGCGTGTTGTATAAATCTCAAGAGAAGCCGAGCTTCGAGGAGAATATCTCTGCCGGCCCAGAACCGCTCTATGAAAACCGCCTTGATACCGATAAGCTCGATTCGCTGATCCAGAGCTTCGCATAA